From a region of the Phycisphaerales bacterium AB-hyl4 genome:
- a CDS encoding ABC transporter ATP-binding protein — translation MNSTVSMPEANDQSTAAPLLVARGLHKHYRMGGEDLHVLRGVDLSVARGQWLAVLGASGSGKSTLLHLLGGLDRPDEGGVTFHHENRAVDIFALRGSKLDHYRNTHVGFVFQFYHLLPELSALENVLVSAMISRSIIGWPGARGEARERAEQLLTRVGLKERMRHRPAKLSGGERQRVAIARALINRPAVLLADEPTGNLDADTGRGIIDLFRELHSQGQTTVMVTHDQSIAAVADQSLTLVRGALVADQ, via the coding sequence TTGAATAGCACAGTCTCCATGCCGGAAGCCAACGACCAATCAACCGCTGCGCCGTTGCTCGTTGCTCGCGGGTTGCATAAGCATTACCGCATGGGCGGTGAGGATCTGCATGTGTTGCGCGGGGTGGATTTGAGCGTGGCGCGGGGGCAGTGGTTGGCGGTGCTTGGCGCGTCGGGGTCGGGCAAGAGTACGCTGTTGCATCTGCTTGGCGGGCTCGATCGGCCGGACGAGGGCGGGGTGACGTTTCACCATGAGAATCGAGCGGTGGACATTTTCGCGTTGCGCGGGTCGAAGCTGGATCATTATCGCAATACGCATGTAGGCTTCGTCTTTCAGTTTTATCATCTGCTGCCGGAGCTGAGCGCGTTGGAGAACGTGCTGGTTAGCGCGATGATCAGCCGATCGATCATCGGTTGGCCGGGCGCACGTGGCGAGGCGCGCGAGCGGGCGGAGCAGTTGCTGACGCGTGTGGGGCTGAAGGAGCGGATGCGTCATCGGCCTGCGAAGCTGTCGGGCGGGGAGCGTCAACGTGTGGCGATTGCGCGGGCGTTGATCAATCGGCCGGCGGTGCTGCTGGCGGACGAGCCGACGGGCAACCTGGATGCGGACACGGGGCGGGGCATTATCGATCTGTTTCGCGAGCTGCACAGCCAGGGGCAGACGACGGTAATGGTGACGCATGACCAGTCGATCGCGGCGGTGGCGGACCAGAGCCTGACGCTGGTGCGCGGGGCGCTGGTGGCTGATCAGTAG
- a CDS encoding PAS domain S-box protein, giving the protein MRRKGFQPKICVSQDVVDNDLKPFEFVLRNTPVSAFLQDCKLRYTWVNNPVVDQPVGALVGKTDEEIFTTDDAVMLREIKQAVLDTRQGQRREIRLRVEGRDCYFDLTVEPFCSQSGELIGVAGTAVDVTRRREEEIERARAEAALRDSEARYRMLSKLTSDYAFSYRVKADGNHEVEWKSGAFERITGYSNDEVDSVADWDKFVHPDDRPTLRQLVADLLTDKPCSVETRFITKQGQTRWVTIDAQPIWDEQQGRVVRVMGAVRDITERRRAEEDRQQLMDRLKAERLLVEEVIEQMPVAVIVVEAPSGKLLYSNAQVEQITGHTGPSVLAKPWQEADFQGFRADGTPVPAAQWPLARALRDGEVVSAEEMQFRHPQEGTMRTLRGSASPVRDGSGRMVAAVTVFYDVTEEKHAQQATKLLARAGRILASSLDYEITLRSIAQLSVPELADWCQIDLVTAQGDLSVLTGVHADAQRTPMIQQMAQRYPVAPHASWGPWAVTRSGEVDWADDIRDDMLTEVAHDETHLRILREAGLRSYISVPLKGRGRVFGVLTFVTDGFGLRRRYNQADVDLATELGRRASMAIDKSLLYRDAQRELAERRATERKLQSLNETLEQRVAERTAEAEHRATQLRALAAELTQTEQRERRQLAQSLHDHLQQLLVAAKLRLHAMIGQFEDEPTIRGLLQIDELLTQSVDASRSLTTELSPPILHDAGLAAALDWLARWMRDKHGLHVTVEADRSANPATEDVRVLLFNATRELLFNVVKHAVTRNAHVTLSTDERQRVCVAVSDEGVGFDPAQKTLDNTGFGLFSIQQRLDVLGGETRIESSPGRGTRIELFAPDTPRPSVESA; this is encoded by the coding sequence ATGCGTAGAAAAGGCTTTCAGCCGAAGATCTGTGTTTCGCAGGACGTCGTTGACAATGACCTGAAGCCGTTTGAGTTTGTGCTGCGCAATACGCCGGTGTCGGCCTTTCTTCAGGATTGTAAGCTGCGTTATACGTGGGTGAACAACCCCGTGGTCGATCAGCCTGTGGGGGCGCTGGTCGGCAAGACGGACGAGGAAATATTCACCACGGACGATGCTGTGATGCTGCGGGAGATCAAGCAGGCGGTGCTGGACACGCGTCAGGGCCAACGTCGGGAGATCCGCCTTCGGGTTGAGGGGCGGGATTGTTATTTCGATCTGACGGTTGAGCCGTTCTGTAGTCAATCGGGAGAGTTGATTGGCGTGGCGGGGACGGCGGTGGACGTGACTCGGCGACGGGAAGAAGAGATTGAGCGGGCACGGGCGGAGGCGGCGTTGCGTGATAGCGAAGCGCGCTATCGGATGCTTTCGAAGCTGACCAGCGACTATGCGTTCAGCTATCGGGTGAAGGCGGATGGGAATCATGAGGTGGAGTGGAAGTCGGGGGCGTTCGAGCGGATCACCGGCTATTCGAACGATGAGGTGGATTCGGTTGCGGACTGGGACAAGTTTGTTCACCCGGACGATCGGCCGACGTTGCGGCAGTTGGTTGCGGACTTGCTGACGGATAAGCCTTGCTCGGTTGAGACGCGGTTTATCACGAAGCAGGGGCAGACGCGTTGGGTGACGATTGATGCTCAGCCGATCTGGGATGAGCAGCAGGGGCGTGTGGTGCGTGTGATGGGGGCGGTGCGTGACATCACGGAGCGTCGCCGGGCGGAGGAGGATCGCCAGCAATTGATGGATCGGTTGAAGGCGGAGCGGTTGCTGGTGGAGGAGGTGATCGAGCAGATGCCGGTGGCGGTGATCGTGGTGGAAGCGCCCAGCGGGAAGCTGCTGTATTCCAACGCGCAGGTGGAGCAGATCACCGGGCATACGGGGCCGAGTGTGTTGGCGAAGCCTTGGCAGGAGGCGGATTTTCAGGGCTTTCGCGCGGATGGGACGCCGGTGCCGGCGGCGCAGTGGCCGTTGGCGCGGGCGCTGCGTGACGGGGAGGTGGTGTCGGCGGAGGAGATGCAGTTTCGCCATCCGCAGGAAGGGACGATGCGAACGTTGCGTGGCAGCGCTTCGCCGGTGCGCGATGGGTCGGGGCGGATGGTCGCCGCGGTGACGGTGTTTTACGATGTGACGGAAGAGAAGCATGCGCAGCAAGCGACGAAGCTGCTGGCGCGGGCGGGTCGGATTCTCGCGTCGTCGCTGGATTATGAGATCACGCTTCGCAGCATTGCGCAGTTGAGTGTGCCGGAGTTGGCGGACTGGTGCCAGATTGATCTGGTGACGGCACAGGGGGATCTGTCTGTGTTGACGGGTGTGCATGCGGACGCGCAGCGGACGCCGATGATTCAGCAGATGGCGCAGCGATATCCTGTTGCGCCGCACGCGTCATGGGGCCCGTGGGCGGTGACGCGTTCGGGTGAAGTGGACTGGGCGGATGATATTCGCGATGACATGCTGACGGAGGTTGCGCACGATGAAACACATTTGCGCATATTGCGTGAAGCAGGTTTGCGTTCGTACATCAGCGTGCCGCTGAAAGGGCGCGGCAGGGTGTTCGGCGTGCTGACGTTTGTGACCGACGGCTTTGGTTTGAGGCGGCGGTACAACCAGGCGGATGTGGATCTGGCGACGGAGCTGGGGCGGCGGGCGAGCATGGCGATCGACAAATCGCTGCTGTATCGCGATGCGCAGCGCGAGCTGGCGGAGCGTCGCGCGACGGAGCGCAAGCTTCAGTCGTTGAACGAGACGCTGGAACAGCGCGTCGCGGAGCGCACCGCGGAGGCGGAGCATCGGGCGACGCAACTGCGGGCGCTGGCGGCGGAGCTGACGCAGACCGAGCAGCGCGAGCGTCGGCAGTTGGCGCAGTCGCTGCACGATCATCTTCAGCAGTTGCTCGTTGCGGCGAAGCTTCGGCTGCATGCGATGATCGGGCAGTTCGAAGACGAGCCGACGATTCGCGGATTGTTACAGATTGACGAGCTGCTGACGCAGTCGGTGGATGCGTCGCGTTCATTGACGACAGAGCTGAGTCCGCCGATTCTGCACGATGCGGGCCTCGCAGCGGCGCTGGATTGGCTGGCGCGGTGGATGCGCGACAAGCACGGCTTACATGTGACGGTGGAGGCGGACCGGTCGGCCAACCCCGCGACGGAGGACGTTCGCGTGCTGCTGTTCAACGCGACGCGCGAGCTGCTGTTTAACGTGGTCAAACACGCCGTCACGCGCAATGCACATGTCACGTTGAGCACAGACGAGCGACAGCGGGTGTGCGTGGCGGTGAGCGACGAGGGCGTCGGGTTCGACCCGGCGCAAAAGACGTTGGACAATACGGGGTTCGGGCTGTTCAGCATTCAGCAGCGGCTGGACGTGCTCGGCGGTGAGACGCGGATCGAAAGCTCGCCCGGGCGGGGCACGCGGATCGAGTTGTTCGCACCGGACACCCCTCGGCCGAGTGTTGAGTCCGCGTGA
- a CDS encoding FtsX-like permease family protein, which yields MYKLVLILKYLRRKLAPMFAALAVTLCTAMVIIVISVMGGFLELLRDSARQLTGDVIVTAHSLAGFPNYEGLIDELEALPEVSRATPIVRGYGLINLMDRTIPVEIEGIRPDEYGQVVNYRETLQWANGPDPDDDTAVPGEQSMRVPEYLQRPGWDEVPGAVLGIEVNPMHFRDAEGQYNPLNAAVGRPFTATVVPITQRGDFQEPRYQQLIVVNEFKSGLYDVDANRIFVSFETLQELLGMAPAEVWTQFDEWGEPVGEPTVRAGRATEVILRGADGVAVSELRSAAAEVVTRYLSENRNMPPLQAITWQQRHGALLAAVQNERGLVTFLFVIISMVAIVMVATTFYMIVLEKTRDIGVLRAIGASGPGIMGIFLGYGLAIGIVGSLVGFVLAYVIVTNLNEIQYALAERMGTAIAWAALVALATIVGAVLGSLIGKRRDTAFEAGLLGGIIGFVGTLVLAVVGFEWLHAGPLIDFNEQYGWRMWDPSLYFFDRIPDRVDPVDATAIVIGAIISSVAGALVPALLAARQDPIEALRYE from the coding sequence ATGTATAAACTCGTCCTTATCCTCAAGTACCTCCGCCGAAAGCTTGCGCCGATGTTCGCGGCGCTGGCGGTGACGCTGTGCACAGCGATGGTGATCATCGTCATCAGCGTCATGGGCGGTTTTCTCGAACTGCTGCGCGACTCGGCGAGGCAACTGACCGGCGACGTGATCGTCACCGCGCACTCGCTGGCAGGGTTTCCGAATTATGAAGGGCTCATCGACGAGCTGGAAGCGCTGCCGGAGGTTTCGCGGGCGACGCCGATCGTGCGCGGGTATGGGTTGATCAACCTGATGGACCGCACGATCCCCGTTGAGATCGAAGGCATCCGCCCCGATGAATACGGGCAGGTGGTCAACTATCGCGAGACGTTGCAGTGGGCGAACGGGCCTGACCCCGACGATGATACGGCAGTGCCGGGCGAGCAGTCGATGCGCGTGCCGGAGTATCTGCAACGGCCGGGCTGGGACGAAGTACCCGGCGCGGTGCTGGGCATCGAGGTGAACCCGATGCACTTTCGCGATGCGGAGGGGCAGTACAACCCGCTGAACGCGGCGGTCGGTCGGCCGTTCACTGCGACGGTCGTACCGATCACGCAGCGCGGCGACTTTCAAGAGCCACGTTACCAGCAACTGATCGTGGTCAACGAGTTCAAGAGCGGTTTGTATGACGTGGATGCGAACCGCATTTTCGTGTCGTTCGAGACGTTGCAGGAGCTGCTGGGCATGGCGCCTGCCGAGGTGTGGACGCAGTTTGATGAGTGGGGCGAGCCAGTCGGTGAGCCAACCGTTCGGGCAGGGCGGGCGACGGAAGTGATTTTGCGTGGCGCGGACGGCGTGGCGGTGAGCGAGCTGCGCAGCGCTGCGGCCGAGGTGGTCACGCGATACCTCAGCGAGAATCGCAACATGCCGCCGTTGCAGGCGATCACCTGGCAGCAGCGACACGGCGCACTGCTCGCAGCGGTGCAGAACGAGCGCGGGCTGGTGACGTTCCTGTTCGTGATCATATCGATGGTCGCCATCGTCATGGTCGCGACGACGTTTTACATGATCGTGCTGGAGAAGACGCGCGACATCGGCGTGCTGCGCGCCATCGGGGCGTCGGGGCCTGGCATCATGGGCATCTTCCTCGGCTACGGGCTGGCGATCGGCATCGTCGGCTCGCTGGTGGGCTTCGTGCTCGCGTACGTCATCGTCACGAACCTCAACGAAATTCAATATGCACTGGCGGAGCGGATGGGCACGGCAATCGCATGGGCGGCGCTGGTCGCCCTGGCGACGATCGTGGGCGCGGTGCTCGGCTCGCTCATCGGCAAGCGGCGCGACACGGCGTTTGAGGCGGGGCTGCTCGGCGGCATCATCGGCTTCGTCGGCACGCTGGTGCTCGCGGTGGTCGGCTTCGAGTGGCTGCACGCCGGGCCGCTGATCGACTTTAACGAACAGTACGGCTGGCGGATGTGGGACCCGAGCCTCTACTTCTTCGACCGTATCCCCGACCGCGTCGACCCGGTGGACGCGACCGCGATCGTCATCGGGGCGATCATCTCGTCGGTCGCGGGCGCACTCGTGCCCGCACTGCTCGCGGCGAGACAGGACCCGATCGAAGCGTTGCGATATGAATGA
- a CDS encoding PRC-barrel domain-containing protein, translated as MTEAGVDQQQAQQESQRLAQQLSQQPGEREQIQQQIEQALTQAGVEQEQAQQESQRLAQRVHQQFQQAGLVEREPRVYRYNELLDFEVRGRDDQEIGQLQDLVIDTREGRVIYGILSYGGILGIGEELAPVPFQALQFDEQEERFTLDATEEQLDQVAYQEGEEPDWQDQQWAMQTHQAFDEEPYWQVFGYAPPGEEGMQQQQQQQREHQQREQRERQEREEAEQY; from the coding sequence ATGACCGAAGCCGGCGTCGATCAGCAGCAGGCGCAACAGGAATCACAGCGCCTCGCCCAGCAGCTTTCGCAGCAGCCCGGCGAGCGTGAGCAGATTCAGCAGCAGATCGAGCAGGCGTTGACGCAGGCCGGCGTCGAACAGGAACAGGCGCAACAGGAATCGCAGCGCCTCGCCCAGCGCGTGCATCAGCAGTTCCAGCAGGCCGGACTGGTCGAGCGGGAACCGCGCGTGTACCGCTATAACGAACTGCTCGACTTCGAGGTCCGCGGCCGTGACGACCAAGAGATCGGCCAACTTCAGGACCTGGTGATCGACACGCGTGAAGGCCGTGTGATCTACGGCATCCTCAGCTACGGCGGCATCCTCGGCATCGGCGAAGAGCTCGCCCCCGTGCCGTTCCAGGCGCTGCAGTTCGATGAGCAGGAAGAGCGCTTCACGCTCGACGCGACGGAAGAGCAGCTTGATCAGGTGGCCTACCAGGAAGGCGAAGAGCCCGACTGGCAGGACCAGCAGTGGGCGATGCAGACCCACCAGGCGTTCGACGAAGAGCCCTACTGGCAGGTGTTCGGCTACGCCCCTCCGGGTGAAGAAGGCATGCAGCAGCAACAGCAGCAACAGCGTGAACACCAGCAGCGCGAACAGCGCGAACGGCAGGAACGCGAAGAGGCCGAGCAGTACTGA